A part of Salmo trutta chromosome 15, fSalTru1.1, whole genome shotgun sequence genomic DNA contains:
- the LOC115149338 gene encoding solute carrier family 25 member 46-like yields the protein MTSRRPDSFDGLGYRGRDDPAYSGGYSGRSFNNSSSVDLQNWVTTPPDIPGSRNLHFGERTPQFEAAPAAPGAEDALPTAPPSEQLNRFAGFGIGLASLFTENVLAHPCIVFRRQCQVNYHARCYHLSPLTAVSVMYNVTKSQGPKALWKGMGSTFVVQGVTLGTEGIISECTPLPRELSHKWNPKQVIGHLVLKGLTCVVAMPFYSASLIETVQSEIIRDNPSILDCVKEGVGRVMGMGVPHSKRLLPLWGLMLPTVLHGVLHYVVSSTVQRLVLFLLRRKSPAKQPVDGSETVQTMLDAYFPELMASFVASLCADVLLYPLETVMHRLHIQGTRTIIDNTDLGFEVLPINTQYEGIRDCVNVIRREEGALGFYKGFGSIVVQYSLHAAVLQITKVIYSTLLQNA from the exons ATGACTTCTCGGCGACCGGACAGTTTTGATGGCTTAGGTTACAGAGGTAGAGATGATCCTGCTTATagtgggggctacagtgggaggTCATTTAATAATTCCTCTAGTGTGGACCTGCAGAATTGGGTAACAACACCGCCAGATATTCCAGGTAGCCGAAATTTACATTTTGGTGAACGCACGCCCCAATTTGAGGCGGCCCCtgcagcacctggtgctgaagaTGCTCTGCCCACGGCTCCTCCATCCG AGCAGTTGAACCGATTTGCTGGATTTGGTATCGGGCTTGCAAG TCTCTTTACTGAAAATGTCCTGGCTCACCCTTGCATTGTGTTTCGTCGTCAGTGCCAG GTCAATTATCACGCCAGGTGCTACCATCTTTCCCCATTGACTGCTGTCAGTGTGATGTATAATGTCACCAAGAGTCAG GGTCCTAAGGCCTTATGGAAAGGAATGGGCAGCACCTTTGTGGTACAGGGAGTCACATTGGGAACAGAAGGCATCATAAGTGAATGCACTCCACTACCACG AGAACTCTCCCACAAATGGAACCCCAAGCAAGTTATTGGGCATTTGGTTCTGAAAGG TTTGACTTGTGTGGTTGCCATGCCATTTTACTCAGCAAGCCTCATTGAAACTGTGCAG AGTGAGATCATCCGGGACAACCCTAGCATCCTGGACTGTGTGAAGGAGGGTGTGGGCCGGGTCATGGGAATGGGCGTCCCCCATAGCAAGCGCCTGCTGCCCCTGTGGGGTCTCATGCTCCCCACAGTGCTCCACGGGGTCCTCCACTATGTGGTGAGCTCCACCGTGCAGAGGTTGGTTCTTTTCCTCCTGCGCCGGAAGAGTCCGGCCAAGCAGCCCGTGGACGGCTCGGAGACGGTCCAGACCATGCTGGATGCCTACTTCCCAGAACTCATGGCTAGTTTTGTGGCCAGTCTGTGTGCCGACGTCCTCCTCTATCCGCTGGAGACGGTGATGCACAGGCTCCACATCCAGGGAACGCGCACCATCATCGACAACACGGACCTGGGCTTTGAGGTCCTGCCCATCAACACGCAGTATGAAGGCATCCGGGACTGTGTAAATGTGATCCGGCGAGAGGAGGGAGCCCTGGGATTCTACAAAGGCTTTGGCTCCATCGTGGTGCAGTACTCGCTACACGCCGCCGTGCTGCAGATCACCAAGGTGATCTATTCCACCTTGCTGCAAAACGCTTAA